GTTGATCTCCTCGatcgccttcttcttcgccgcgaccTCCTTCTCGACCCTGTGTCGTCGTTTCGGGCGGGCGGTGCGTGGTGAGTCCGTGGTCGGCGTATTAGGGTTAGGAGGAGATTCAGATTCGGTCGTCGGGGTGATGGATCGGGGGCGTACCGCTTGATGGCCGCCTCCAGCATGGCGTTGTGCGCCCTCCACGCGTTGGGCGCGAACTTCATCATGAGCTCCAGGTTCTCGATGCGGAGCTTCTGGTGCTCCAGCTGCGCCTTGGCGTTGTTGTTCGCCTTCTCCCAGGCTTCTGGATCGTCCCGCTTGGACTTTGGCGGGGGATCCAGGTTATACCGCGAGTTGTCGGGCTGCGCGATCTTCTCGCCGGTACCCTTCTCCACCCTGCGAAACTCGGGCTCAAGCAGCGGGCACTTGGACCAGTCGATCTccttcgcgggcgccatcTCCGCAAGGTAGTCCTTCGGTCGCTTCGTCATCCGTCGCATCTCCTCCTGCACCAGCTGGTCGGCCGTCTCGCGCCAACCCTCGGGGAGGACGTCCGCGTAGGGCAGGGCGTCGATGAGCGGGTTGTTCCACCGCGTGGACTTCTGCTCCGCGCTGTCCAGCAGCATGGGTTTGGCGCTCATGTCGGACGGTCTCTccgcttcgcgcgcgtccggggcgcTCTCAGAGTGGGGCGGCTCGCGCAAAAAACGGGGCGCTTCGTGCGTGGGCGAGCAGGCGACAGGAGGAGCCAAAACCTCGACGACTCGATATTTCATTCATCATCTGTCTACGCGGCTGCCCGCTTGGTGAGCCTCAGGAGCAGCCTCTCGCTGTCGTTGTGCCTCCCCGGCCCGCTCCTCTTCTTCCCGTCGATctccacgtcctcgacgggcgTCGGATCCCCGACCAaccccgcgctctccgccgccgtccagaAGTGGTTCAGCGTCCCCCAGCAGCAGTCGCCCCTGTCTTCGAAGACCACGtacgccgtcgttcgcgacggtTCGCACATCGCCGCCAACGTGTCCACGAGCGCCTGCATCTCCTGCTTACCCTGCGAGTAGCATATGTCGCTGCCGATGACGATGTGCGGCGCTCGGCCGTCGGGTAAGGACGCGAGCAGGGGTttcaccgcgtcctccgcggtgggcacCTCGttcggctcgtcgtcgatgtcggactcgctctcgtcgccgtccctcttcggcgcgcgtctccacgccgcgcgtcgccaccagAGCTCCGAGACGTGGGCGTTACCCAGGCCGTTGGCTTGGACGTTtctggacgccgccgccggggtcgagTCGGTGATGGCGACGTGCCTGGCGcccagccgcgccgcgaccatgcctccgagcccgagccccgcgccgagctccaccgcgacggtgtcggcggtcaccgcgccgactcgcgccgcctccgtcgcgtcgccgacgccgtcgccgagcttcgcCCTGtacgcggtcgtcgcgtcgcagaGGTAATCGCCGAGGCTGTAGGCGCACGGCCATATCACCGTGGAGGTGCCCGGCACGAACGCCTTGCTCGTGGAGCCGTCCTGCCTCATGCGCACGggcgcgtcttcgccgcccagcgcggggtgcgagaacgcgagctcggcgctgCGCTGGTCCACGCCGTGAATCTTGAAcagcgcctcggcctccttggccgcgatgtcgtcgtcggcggacaTGATGAAGCCAAGCGCGTCTCGGACTGAGCCGCCACCGAAAACGCCCGCGTTGATGACTTGACCTAGACCCTGAACATCTCGCCCACTAGAccgggacgcgtcgacgatcgaCACGATGCCGACGGTGGACGAAGCCCGCGCGCACTGCGCCGCGATACTCGCGGgactcgacgacgacaccctcgagtacgtcgccggggccgtgttcgacgatgaggacgccGGGACAGTGCTACCCGAGGACGATCTGGTCGACTTCCTCGTGCCgatgctcgacgagctctgcgatggcgacgaggacgccgccagAGGCAAGGCCAAACAGCTGTGGGCCGCGCTCGCATccggctccgacgccgcgccgaaggAAACCAAGCCCGCGGACGTCAGAAGAGCTCCGATATCCCTCGGCAAAGGCCCCAcgaccgcgctcgaggccaaGGTGCTTCGGGAGCAGGAGGAGCTTCGcaagggcgtcgccgccgtggagatCGTGTACGACCgatccgtcggcgacgacggcgagagcGCGGCCGCCAGGAAGGACGCCGAGcgactcgcggcgaggcaggCGTACctcgcgaacgaggcggccAGGCAGAGCGCCGAGCTGgcggccgagctcgaggaggcgcgcgtcgtcgccgcgaggtctaGGCTCTCCGGCGAAGCTTCCGGATCCCGACTCGCTGCGATCGAGCTCGGTCCTTTCCAGCTCCCCAacccgggcgggggcgccgatcTCATCGAGAACGCGTCGATGATCCTCGTCCCGGGCCACCGGTACGGGCT
This DNA window, taken from Micromonas commoda chromosome 2, complete sequence, encodes the following:
- a CDS encoding predicted protein, whose amino-acid sequence is MSADDDIAAKEAEALFKIHGVDQRSAELAFSHPALGGEDAPVRMRQDGSTSKAFVPGTSTVIWPCAYSLGDYLCDATTAYRAKLGDGVGDATEAARVGAVTADTVAVELGAGLGLGGMVAARLGARHVAITDSTPAAASRNVQANGLGNAHVSELWWRRAAWRRAPKRDGDESESDIDDEPNEVPTAEDAVKPLLASLPDGRAPHIVIGSDICYSQGKQEMQALVDTLAAMCEPSRTTAYVVFEDRGDCCWGTLNHFWTAAESAGLVGDPTPVEDVEIDGKKRSGPGRHNDSERLLLRLTKRAAA
- a CDS encoding predicted protein — its product is MSAKPMLLDSAEQKSTRWNNPLIDALPYADVLPEGWRETADQLVQEEMRRMTKRPKDYLAEMAPAKEIDWSKCPLLEPEFRRVEKGTGEKIAQPDNSRYNLDPPPKSKRDDPEAWEKANNNAKAQLEHQKLRIENLELMMKFAPNAWRAHNAMLEAAIKRVEKEVAAKKKAIEEINTMRSVKQKEAGREIAKLEKQWYAQCAKNIAIDADIQRMELEIARLEAEQGKGVDGAAAASAGKKRKAEAEAPEEEDKAEAPEEEDKAEEAKAPEEEKTSPSPRGRRTPRNSKGSAEKAQPPESPARKSPRASGRRTPRNSKGSK